In the genome of Gloeotrichia echinulata CP02, one region contains:
- a CDS encoding nitroreductase family protein gives MNIKEIFEKRRSTRKFRTDPISNEILNEIFHLGFQAPSSYNLQPWRFIVVRDSENKAKLREFGFEQDKLVDAPVVLICCGDRTVSNRRYINEVIELGRQIGTISEKRAKFMHMAIPPFFQFKPCYQSYESWTNRQVMIAVTYLMIAAQSLGVDSCPIEGFVAKPLREYFQIPESVDVCCLLALGYADEPFSQYGGRFGTDKLCYGEIYGESVNLA, from the coding sequence ATGAATATCAAGGAAATTTTTGAAAAAAGGCGGTCTACACGTAAGTTTCGGACTGATCCAATTTCTAATGAAATTTTAAACGAGATTTTTCACTTAGGGTTTCAAGCTCCTTCAAGTTACAATTTGCAACCTTGGCGATTTATTGTAGTTAGAGACTCTGAAAATAAGGCAAAGTTGAGAGAATTTGGCTTTGAACAGGATAAGTTAGTAGATGCACCTGTTGTCTTAATTTGTTGTGGCGATCGCACTGTAAGCAATCGTCGTTATATAAATGAAGTGATTGAGTTAGGACGGCAAATCGGTACTATCTCAGAAAAACGGGCTAAGTTTATGCATATGGCTATTCCGCCTTTTTTCCAATTCAAACCCTGTTATCAGTCTTATGAGTCTTGGACAAACCGACAAGTAATGATTGCTGTTACTTATCTAATGATAGCTGCACAAAGTTTAGGGGTTGATAGTTGTCCAATTGAAGGTTTTGTGGCCAAACCATTACGGGAATATTTTCAAATTCCTGAATCAGTGGATGTTTGTTGTCTGTTGGCTTTGGGTTATGCAGATGAACCATTCAGTCAGTATGGAGGGCGTTTTGGGACAGATAAGCTGTGTTATGGAGAAATTTATGGAGAGTCTGTTAATTTAGCCTAA
- a CDS encoding VOC family protein gives MTKIADIAYVTYKHPNLRECEQFLNDFGMITSFKSENSLYLRGRGKSHHIYVVNLAETPGFVGFALEAISEKVLQELAELSEASTIEEMKTPGGGQRVIITDPNGFNIEVVYGIEEVEPLPMPEPMLWNNGSVKTRFGTTQRPKKEPSPILRLGHIGIDVKDFETSYEWYQKTFGLKASDLIYYGHPSLTVGGFLRCQKGSEWVDHHTIAMLQGSEAKVHHTAFEVQDFDAVSIGHHWLLEKGWTPVWGVGRHLLGSQVFDYWKDPFGSLIEHFTDGDVFNESTETSVHAGGLDILYQWGSAIPESFLG, from the coding sequence ATGACTAAGATTGCAGATATAGCTTATGTTACTTATAAGCATCCTAATTTAAGGGAATGTGAACAATTTCTGAATGATTTCGGAATGATAACCTCTTTTAAGAGTGAAAATAGTTTGTACCTTCGAGGAAGAGGGAAAAGCCACCATATATATGTGGTCAATTTGGCGGAAACACCTGGATTTGTTGGGTTTGCATTAGAAGCAATTTCTGAAAAAGTTTTACAAGAACTGGCAGAATTATCTGAAGCATCGACAATTGAAGAGATGAAGACACCAGGTGGTGGTCAACGGGTAATAATAACTGATCCAAATGGATTTAACATAGAAGTAGTATATGGGATTGAAGAAGTAGAACCATTACCCATGCCTGAACCGATGCTATGGAATAATGGTAGTGTTAAAACACGGTTTGGTACTACTCAACGTCCCAAGAAAGAGCCGAGTCCGATTTTACGTTTAGGACATATTGGAATTGATGTAAAAGACTTTGAAACAAGTTATGAATGGTATCAAAAGACGTTTGGCTTAAAAGCATCAGATTTGATTTACTACGGACATCCTAGTTTAACAGTCGGGGGGTTTTTGCGCTGTCAAAAAGGTTCCGAATGGGTCGATCATCATACCATTGCTATGTTACAAGGATCTGAAGCGAAAGTGCATCATACCGCCTTTGAGGTACAAGATTTTGACGCGGTTAGCATTGGTCATCACTGGTTACTTGAAAAAGGATGGACTCCAGTTTGGGGAGTTGGTCGCCATTTGTTGGGAAGTCAGGTATTTGACTATTGGAAAGATCCATTTGGCAGCTTGATTGAACATTTTACAGACGGGGATGTATTTAATGAAAGCACCGAAACATCAGTTCATGCTGGGGGTTTAGACATTCTCTATCAATGGGGTTCAGCGATTCCTGAGAGCTTTTTAGGATAA